One stretch of Meriones unguiculatus strain TT.TT164.6M chromosome 7, Bangor_MerUng_6.1, whole genome shotgun sequence DNA includes these proteins:
- the LOC110543100 gene encoding olfactory receptor 6C70-like: MRSQREMKNHTREIEFILLGLSDNSQLQIVIFLFLLINYLLSMLANLTIIVLTLLDPLLKTPMYFFLRSFSFLEILFTTTCVPRFLVTIVTKDNTISYNGCICQLFFYIFLGSTEFFLLAAMSYDRYIAICKPLHYASIMSSKVCHQLVLGSWVTGFLVIFPPLIIGLDLDFCASNVIDHFLCDVSPVLQLSCSDTHLLELAAFVLALMTLIVTLAVVILSYARIVKTIIKFPSAQQKKKAFSTCSSHMTVVFLTYGSCIFIYIKPSANERVTVSKGIAVLNTSVAPLLNPFIYTLRNQQVKRAFGIAFRRLFPASGR, encoded by the coding sequence ATGAGATcacaaagagaaatgaagaacCATACAAGAGAGATAGAATTTATCCTTCTCGGACTTTCAGATAATTCTCAGTTACAGattgtaatttttttgtttctcttaatAAATTACTTGCTGAGTATGCTAGCAAACTTAACTATCATTGTCCTCACTCTGCTAGATCCCCTTCTCAAGACACCAATGTACTTTTTTCTCCGTAGTTTCTCTTTCTTAGAAATTTTATTCACAACAACCTGCGTTCCCAGATTTTTAGTCACCATTGTAACTAAGGACAATACAATTTCCTATAACGGTTGTATATGTCAATTATTCTTTTACATATTCTTGGGGAGCACAGAGTTTTTCCTCTTGGCTGCCATGTCCTATGACCGCTATATTGCCATCTGCAAGCCCTTGCACTATGCATCCATCATGAGCAGCAAAGTTTGCCATCAGCTTGTCCTGGGTTCCTGGGTAACTGGATTCTTGGTGATTTTTCCACCGTTGATTATTGGCCTTGACTTGGATTTCTGTGCTTCGAATGTCATAGACCATTTCCTTTGTGATGTTTCTCCTGTCCTACAGCTTTCTTGCTCAGACACACATTTACTAGAACTGGCTGCTTTTGTCTTAGCTCTAATGACACTCATTGTCACATTAGCAGTAGTAATCCTTTCTTATGCTCGCATTGTCAAGACGATTATAAAATTCCCCTCAGCTCAGCAAAAGAAAAAGGCCTTTTCCACTTGTTCTTCTCACATGACTGTTGTTTTCCTCACTTATGGGAGTTGCATATTTATCTACATAAAGCCATCAGCAAATGAAAGAGTAACTGTGAGCAAAGGAATAGCTGTGCTCAACACTTCAGTTGCCCCTTTGTTGAACCCTTTCATTTATACACTGAGGAATCAGCAAGTTAAACGAGCCTTTGGAATAGCATTTAGAAGATTATTTCCTGCTTCAGGAAGGTAA